Genomic segment of Geminocystis herdmanii PCC 6308:
AGAAGTCGTTGAGGAATATATCGCCAGTTAATGAGGAATGAGGAATTAGGAATGAGGAATAAAAAACTATACACTATTAACTGATAATTATTTACTGTATCAAAAGGATAAAAAAAATATGCAAGATAAATTAATGTTGATGATTCCAGGTCCTACACCTGTACCTGAAAGAGTATTGTTAGCGATGGCGAAACACCCCATCGGGCATCGTAGCGGTGATTTTAGCAATATTATTGGGGAATTAAATGAGAATTTGAAGTGGTTACATCAAACTAAAAATGAAGTACTCACTTTATGCTCTTCGGGTACAGGAGCGATGGAAGCTGGTATTATTAACTTCTTGAGTAAGGGCGATCGAGTTTTAGTCGGAAACAATGGTAAATTTGGGGAAAGATGGGGGATTTTAAGTCGTGCCTTCGGTTTAGATGTAGAAGAAATTACCGCCGAATGGGGTAAACAACTCAACCCTGAAGATTTTAGGGAAAAATTAGAAGCCGATACCGAGAAAAAAATCAAAGCCGTCATTATTACCCATTCTGAAACTTCCACAGGGGTTTTAAACGACTTAGAAACCATCAACAAACACGTTAAAGCCCACGGTGAAGCCCTCATTATTGTGGATGCCGTCACCAGTTTAGGGGCAGTAAATGTACCTATTGACGAATGGGGCTTAGATGTGGTAGCTTCTGGATCACAAAAAGGTTATATGATTCCCCCCGGCTTAGGTTTTGTTGCGGTAAGTGATAAGGCATGGGAAGCTCATAAAACTTCTGATTTACCTAAATTTTACTTAGATTTATTACCTTACAAGAAAGCAAACGGTAAAAATAGCTCACCTTTCACCCCTGCCATTAATTTGATGTATGCGTTACAAGCATCTTTGCAAATGATGAAAGAGGAAGGCTTAGAAAATATTTTTGACAGACACAAACGCTTAACAAAAATCTGTCGTGAGGGAGTTAAGGCTTTAGGTTTACCTTTATACGCTAGTGACGAAGCCGCTGCTTTAGCGATTACGGCGGTTATCCCTGATAAACATGATGCGGAAGCCATTCGATCGACTATGCGCAAAAAATATGACATTATTTTAGCAGGTGGACAAGATCATTTAACTGGTAAAATTTTCCGTATGGGACATTTAGGCTTTGTATCGGAAAGAGATGTTTTAAGCGCCTTAGCCTCCTTAAAAGAAACCTTAGAAATTTTAGGTTAATTAATAATTAATAATTAACAATTAACAATTAATCATTACCTACTCTTCTAATTAAGGTTTGCTGAATAACTCAGAAAGCTATTAAAATCAAGGGGTTAGGCATAATACATTAACCAAAAAGTGCTCAGTTTTAAGGATTTTTATTCAAAAATTCGACACTTTTGACCTTATTTTAGTAACATATCTATATTTTTGAGGTATTATGCGAAGCCTCAAAACCTTGATTTTTCATTCTTTAACCTATCTCCTGTCTTCTGTCTCCTAACTGCCGAATCAAGACTATGAGACAACCCCTACCTAACACCTCCCTTTATCCCAAATATTTCGATAGATAAGGAGAAAAAACCTCATAAATCAGAGTTAAAGGCTTCCCAGAGTGCCAAAATAAGTAATGTCGCCCCCAAAAAGCGCCTTTTTCCTTAAATCCTTCCTCTAATGCCTCCGACTCTCCATAATAAATTCCTTGAATATCTCTATATAATTCTGTATGTAATCGAGATAAACTTTCCCAAATGGGCAAACTACGATTTTGTAAATATTCGTCAACATGACTCGCTTCCCACCAAGAAGTGGCATAGGCTAAAATTTGTCCACTGGCGGTTTTTAACCATACCTGTCTTCTTAATCGAGGTGATGGTATTTTTTCTATACCCATGGGAGCGTTATCTAAATCATCACCGATCAAAGACATATCAATTACATCAACTTCGATGGTTTCACTTGTAAGTAATCTCAGGTGTCTAGTGGGTGAACCATCTCCTAATAATAGTATCTGCCATGGGGGCGAAAGTTGACTATGGGGTAAACCTATTTTGACTAATTCCTCCCCCCCTTGCCAAATAGGGGTTAATTTGTGCCATGTTTTAAGGGTTGTGTTCGATCGAGTTCTCATTTTCTTACACTTTACAAAACTTAATATTTATCTTAACAACGATCGAGCGTTTCAGGGGGATAAATAAAGAACTAAATTGAAAGCTAGTCATAGCCAAAAGTACGTTACAATAAAGATGGCGGAGACATAGTTTCCGTTCACTCCTCACACCATAAACCGTCTTTGCTGATAAGGTAGAGACGGATTTCTTTTGTTTAATTTTAACTACATTAAGGATTATGGCATTTAACACCCATATTTTTACTGTAATTGTAAACTTATAGAAATAATCGAAAGCAAGACCACCATTATTTGCTATGGTAAAATCTGATAGTATTTTAAATGCAAATAATCTAGTTAAGGAATAAAGCAAAATGTCGGAAGTGACAGAAGTAAAAGAAGCGGATTTTAAAGAAGTAGTTTTAGATAGTGAATTACCCGTATTAGTCGATTTTTGGGCTCCTTGGTGTGGTCCTTGTCGCATGGTAGCACCCGTTGTCGAAGAAATCGCTCAACAATATGAAGGTAAAGTCAAAGTTGTCAAACTAAACACTGACGAAAATCCTCAAATTGCCAGTCAGTATGGAATTCGTAGTATTCCTACCCTGATGGTTTTTAAAGGTGGACAAAAATTAGAAATGGTAGTAGGTGCAGTACCTAAAACTACTCTTTCTAATACATTGGAAAAGCATCTTTAAGAAATCTTAACAAAATCACATTACCCACGTTAATTATTTTGATGACGTGGGATTTTTTTATGGGGAAAAAATGTCTTTATTGAAACAGAAAAACATTATAGATTCTGCTATGAATCTCGAAAATATATTATCAAGTTTGCCTGATTATAGTGGTAATAAATGGTTAAAAAGAAGTTTAAAAACTTTAGCAAAAATTGTCAAAAAAGATGAAATAGACTCCTTAGAGTGGAAGATTTTAAGTGCTACTTTAAAGGATTTAGAAAAAGGATTTCGAGTTTTTTATGCTTATCGAAACTCTCGTAAAGTTACTATTTTTGGCTCT
This window contains:
- a CDS encoding chorismate lyase, producing MRTRSNTTLKTWHKLTPIWQGGEELVKIGLPHSQLSPPWQILLLGDGSPTRHLRLLTSETIEVDVIDMSLIGDDLDNAPMGIEKIPSPRLRRQVWLKTASGQILAYATSWWEASHVDEYLQNRSLPIWESLSRLHTELYRDIQGIYYGESEALEEGFKEKGAFWGRHYLFWHSGKPLTLIYEVFSPYLSKYLG
- the trxA gene encoding thioredoxin, with the translated sequence MSEVTEVKEADFKEVVLDSELPVLVDFWAPWCGPCRMVAPVVEEIAQQYEGKVKVVKLNTDENPQIASQYGIRSIPTLMVFKGGQKLEMVVGAVPKTTLSNTLEKHL
- a CDS encoding pyridoxal-phosphate-dependent aminotransferase family protein; the protein is MQDKLMLMIPGPTPVPERVLLAMAKHPIGHRSGDFSNIIGELNENLKWLHQTKNEVLTLCSSGTGAMEAGIINFLSKGDRVLVGNNGKFGERWGILSRAFGLDVEEITAEWGKQLNPEDFREKLEADTEKKIKAVIITHSETSTGVLNDLETINKHVKAHGEALIIVDAVTSLGAVNVPIDEWGLDVVASGSQKGYMIPPGLGFVAVSDKAWEAHKTSDLPKFYLDLLPYKKANGKNSSPFTPAINLMYALQASLQMMKEEGLENIFDRHKRLTKICREGVKALGLPLYASDEAAALAITAVIPDKHDAEAIRSTMRKKYDIILAGGQDHLTGKIFRMGHLGFVSERDVLSALASLKETLEILG